A genome region from Microcella alkaliphila includes the following:
- a CDS encoding HPr family phosphocarrier protein, giving the protein MAERTLAVASANGLHARPAALFVKTVTDSGQQVQLTKGERSVNAASILGVVSLGIEHGDEVTVAVDGDNADATLDALVTFLSTDHDA; this is encoded by the coding sequence ATGGCCGAACGCACTCTCGCCGTCGCCTCCGCAAACGGGCTGCACGCCCGCCCCGCCGCACTGTTCGTGAAGACCGTGACCGACTCGGGTCAGCAGGTGCAGCTCACCAAGGGGGAGCGCTCGGTGAACGCCGCGAGCATCCTCGGCGTCGTCTCGCTCGGCATTGAGCACGGTGACGAGGTAACGGTCGCGGTCGACGGCGACAACGCCGACGCCACGCTGGATGCTCTGGTCACCTTCCTCTCGACGGACCACGACGCCTGA
- the ptsP gene encoding phosphoenolpyruvate--protein phosphotransferase yields the protein MVTTELIRGVGIGRGTAVGPVLRMPDPVPDPADARRERSAEDEQARATEALAATSAQLRARGEAAGGTAAEVLDALAMMADDPALAADVTHRIADGSTAEYAIHAAMASFRDMLAGMGGYLGERAGDLDDVARRAIAYLMGLSEPGVPRSDTPFILVARDLAPADTATLDLDSVLALVTTDGGPTSHTAILAREKGITAVVGATGAAELVDGDQVLVDAENGTVERDPDQERVDLALQRTAALSAIRAASTGPGRLADGHAVPLLANIGSVDSAREAAARGAEGVGLFRTEVLFLGAEKAPSVDDQADTYRAVFAEFPDQKVVVRVLDAGADKPLAFLTDQGEENPALGRRGLRALQAHEQVLRDQLTALAKAAAASDAHVQVMAPMVSTAEEAEYFRALAHELGIDSAGVMVEVPSAAILADHVVPAADFVSIGTNDLTQYVFAADRLLGTVAHLQNPWHPAVLRLIQSVGAAGAQHGVPVGICGEAAADPLLAVVLVGLGATTLSMSSTSIADVRAELLQFTLDDAQRLAAIAVAAPNAEAARQAVADARP from the coding sequence ATGGTCACCACCGAACTGATCCGTGGCGTCGGCATCGGACGCGGCACCGCCGTCGGCCCGGTCCTGCGGATGCCGGACCCGGTTCCCGACCCCGCCGACGCACGCCGTGAGCGCTCGGCCGAGGACGAGCAGGCGCGCGCGACGGAGGCGTTGGCCGCCACCTCAGCACAGTTGCGGGCACGCGGTGAGGCGGCCGGCGGCACGGCTGCCGAGGTGCTTGATGCCCTGGCGATGATGGCGGACGACCCCGCGCTCGCGGCAGACGTCACCCACCGCATCGCCGACGGCTCCACCGCCGAATACGCCATTCACGCTGCCATGGCGTCCTTCCGCGACATGCTCGCCGGCATGGGCGGCTACCTCGGCGAGCGGGCCGGTGACCTCGACGATGTCGCCCGCAGGGCGATCGCCTACCTCATGGGGCTCTCCGAGCCGGGCGTTCCTCGGTCGGACACCCCGTTCATCCTTGTCGCCCGCGACCTCGCGCCCGCCGACACGGCCACCCTCGACCTCGACAGCGTGCTCGCGCTCGTGACCACGGATGGCGGACCCACCTCGCACACCGCGATTCTCGCTCGTGAGAAGGGCATCACCGCCGTGGTGGGCGCGACGGGTGCGGCCGAGCTCGTCGACGGCGACCAGGTGCTGGTCGATGCCGAGAACGGAACCGTCGAACGCGACCCCGACCAGGAACGTGTTGACCTGGCGCTGCAGCGCACGGCGGCGCTGTCCGCCATTCGCGCGGCCAGCACCGGCCCGGGGCGCTTGGCCGACGGGCACGCTGTGCCGCTGTTGGCCAACATCGGTTCGGTTGATTCCGCTCGCGAGGCGGCGGCGCGCGGTGCCGAAGGGGTCGGACTCTTCCGCACCGAGGTGCTGTTCCTCGGCGCTGAGAAGGCGCCCAGCGTCGACGACCAGGCCGACACGTACCGGGCGGTGTTCGCCGAGTTTCCCGACCAAAAGGTCGTCGTGCGCGTGCTCGACGCCGGTGCCGACAAGCCGCTGGCGTTCTTGACCGACCAGGGTGAAGAGAACCCCGCGCTGGGGCGCCGAGGTCTGCGGGCGCTGCAAGCCCACGAGCAGGTGCTGCGCGACCAGCTGACGGCGCTTGCGAAGGCGGCTGCGGCGAGCGACGCCCACGTGCAGGTCATGGCCCCGATGGTCTCGACGGCGGAAGAGGCGGAGTACTTCCGCGCACTCGCCCACGAGCTCGGAATCGACTCGGCCGGCGTCATGGTCGAGGTGCCGAGCGCCGCGATCCTCGCCGATCACGTCGTACCCGCCGCCGACTTCGTGTCGATCGGCACCAACGACCTCACTCAGTACGTTTTCGCCGCCGACCGACTGCTCGGCACCGTCGCTCACCTACAGAACCCGTGGCATCCCGCCGTGCTGAGACTCATCCAGTCAGTGGGCGCTGCGGGTGCCCAGCACGGCGTCCCGGTGGGCATCTGTGGGGAGGCCGCTGCCGACCCACTGCTCGCGGTGGTGCTCGTCGGTCTCGGCGCCACCACGCTGTCGATGTCGTCGACGTCGATCGCCGACGTGCGTGCCGAACTGCTGCAGTTCACGCTCGACGACGCCCAACGACTCGCCGCGATCGCGGTCGCCGCACCGAACGCGGAGGCCGCCCGACAGGCGGTCGCCGACGCTCGACCCTGA
- a CDS encoding PTS mannitol transporter subunit IICB, which translates to MTTTSAPPARSGARVRVQRFGTFLSGMIMPNIAAFIAWGFITAFFIPTGWTPNEQLVQLVDPMILYLLPLLIANTGGRMVYGVRGGVVATIGTMGVIVGTSIPMFIGAMLMGPLAAWLMKQVDKIWAGKIRAGFEMLVDNFSAGILGFLLALGGFFGIAPVVTVLSDALGAGARFLTETGLLPLASLVIEPGKVLFLNNAINQGVLTPLGIQQAAQDGKSILFLLEANPGPGLGLLLAFALFGVGIARASAPGAIIIHFLGGIHEIYFPYVLMKPILIVAMIAGGATGITTNLIFGSGLRAPASPGSIFAVLLQTASDSYVGVVLSVVLSATVSFLVASLILRASRKKDLAALEAGTDKFGSSVAQNAENKGGESKVASLLGTDTATAVRIDTIVFACDAGMGSSAMGATILRKKFADAGLADVTVTNVSIANLDETADLVITHQDLTARATEAAPQAQHISVENFMSSPKYDEVVALVKSQRV; encoded by the coding sequence ATGACGACGACGTCAGCCCCTCCGGCCCGCTCGGGCGCGCGCGTGCGCGTTCAGCGGTTCGGCACCTTCCTGAGCGGCATGATCATGCCGAACATCGCCGCCTTCATCGCCTGGGGCTTCATCACGGCGTTCTTCATCCCGACGGGGTGGACGCCGAACGAGCAGCTCGTGCAGCTCGTCGATCCGATGATCCTGTACTTGCTGCCTCTTCTCATCGCGAACACCGGTGGACGCATGGTCTATGGCGTTCGTGGCGGTGTCGTCGCGACCATCGGCACGATGGGCGTCATCGTGGGCACGTCGATTCCCATGTTCATCGGCGCGATGCTGATGGGACCGCTGGCCGCGTGGTTGATGAAGCAGGTCGACAAGATCTGGGCGGGCAAGATCCGCGCCGGTTTCGAGATGCTCGTTGACAACTTCTCGGCCGGTATCCTCGGCTTCCTTCTGGCGCTCGGCGGCTTCTTCGGAATCGCCCCCGTCGTCACCGTGCTCAGCGACGCGCTCGGCGCGGGCGCCCGCTTCCTCACGGAGACCGGCCTGCTGCCGCTCGCGAGCCTCGTGATTGAGCCCGGCAAGGTGCTGTTCCTCAACAACGCCATCAACCAGGGCGTCCTCACGCCGCTCGGTATTCAGCAGGCGGCGCAGGACGGAAAGTCGATCCTGTTCCTGCTCGAGGCCAACCCCGGCCCGGGTCTCGGCCTGCTGCTTGCCTTCGCGCTGTTCGGCGTCGGTATCGCCCGCGCATCGGCCCCGGGTGCGATCATCATCCACTTCCTGGGAGGAATCCACGAGATCTACTTCCCGTACGTGCTGATGAAGCCGATCCTGATCGTCGCGATGATCGCGGGTGGCGCCACCGGCATCACCACGAACCTGATCTTCGGTTCAGGGCTTCGCGCACCCGCGTCGCCCGGCTCGATCTTCGCGGTGTTGCTGCAGACCGCGAGCGACAGCTACGTGGGCGTCGTCCTCTCGGTCGTGCTGTCGGCCACCGTGTCGTTCCTGGTCGCGAGCCTCATCCTGCGGGCGAGCCGCAAGAAGGACCTCGCGGCACTCGAAGCTGGCACCGACAAGTTCGGCTCGTCGGTCGCGCAGAACGCCGAGAACAAGGGTGGCGAGTCGAAGGTGGCGAGCCTGCTCGGCACCGACACCGCCACCGCCGTTCGCATCGACACCATCGTGTTCGCCTGCGACGCCGGCATGGGGTCGAGCGCCATGGGTGCGACGATCCTGCGCAAGAAGTTTGCCGACGCCGGCCTCGCCGACGTGACCGTCACCAACGTGTCGATCGCGAACCTCGACGAAACGGCTGACCTGGTGATAACCCACCAGGACCTGACCGCTCGAGCGACCGAGGCCGCGCCGCAGGCGCAGCACATCTCGGTCGAGAACTTCATGTCGAGCCCGAAGTACGACGAGGTCGTCGCCCTCGTCAAGAGCCAGCGAGTCTAG
- a CDS encoding PTS sugar transporter subunit IIA: MHPLIDTVTTDTVTIDEKETTMSADVLTPDRIVLGGTARSREEAIDEGGRLLVAAGAVDESYVAAMHEREASVSTFMGNHLAIPHGTNEAKDAIHASAMTLVRYDEPIDWDGKPVRVVATIAGKDGGHMAVLQALALAFSDDAQVQRVLDAATPDDVLAVLGDVNA, translated from the coding sequence GTGCATCCCCTGATCGACACGGTGACGACCGACACCGTGACCATCGACGAGAAGGAAACCACCATGAGCGCCGACGTTCTCACCCCCGACCGCATCGTTCTCGGCGGCACCGCCCGCAGCCGCGAGGAGGCGATCGACGAAGGCGGCCGACTGTTGGTCGCCGCCGGCGCCGTCGACGAGTCGTACGTCGCGGCCATGCACGAGCGCGAGGCCTCCGTCTCGACGTTCATGGGTAATCACCTCGCCATCCCCCACGGCACCAACGAGGCGAAGGACGCGATTCACGCCTCAGCCATGACGCTCGTGCGCTACGACGAGCCCATCGACTGGGATGGCAAACCCGTGCGGGTCGTCGCCACCATCGCCGGCAAGGATGGCGGCCACATGGCCGTGCTGCAGGCTCTCGCTCTCGCGTTCAGTGACGACGCCCAGGTGCAGCGCGTGCTCGACGCCGCGACGCCCGACGACGTGCTCGCCGTGCTCGGCGACGTCAACGCCTGA
- a CDS encoding mannitol-1-phosphate 5-dehydrogenase, translated as MTAVHFGAGNIGRGFIGLLLHQAGHDLVFIDVNAPLIAALNAADSYRVIEIGPGGGETTVTGFSAIDSAADRDAAVIAVASADIVTTAVGPTVLRFIAPLIADGLRARTADSPLVIMACENALQATDALRSEIDAALSDDQRALSRAIFANTAVDRIVPTADPADGLDVRVEPFCEWAIESGPFAGASPSIPGAHFVDELAPYIERKLFTVNTGHASTAYVGRLAGAATIHEAIGMPAVRDAVEAALRETSALLVARHGFDPVVQDAYRETALGRFANDALADPVQRVGRQPLRKLSRHERLIEPAADLAERGEHPTALVEVISAALQFVDVADDPESVELGEKLSSLTPEAFVADVTGVEPGHPLHAALVSRVADAQRAR; from the coding sequence ATGACGGCCGTCCACTTCGGCGCCGGCAACATCGGCCGCGGCTTCATCGGTCTGCTGCTGCACCAGGCGGGGCATGACCTCGTCTTCATCGACGTCAACGCGCCCCTCATCGCGGCCCTCAACGCGGCCGACAGCTACCGCGTCATCGAGATCGGCCCGGGCGGGGGAGAGACGACCGTCACCGGCTTCTCCGCCATCGACAGCGCTGCCGACCGCGACGCCGCTGTGATCGCCGTGGCGTCCGCCGACATCGTCACAACGGCGGTGGGCCCCACCGTGCTGCGCTTCATCGCACCGCTCATCGCCGACGGGCTGCGGGCCCGCACGGCGGATTCGCCACTCGTCATCATGGCGTGCGAGAACGCACTGCAGGCGACCGACGCCCTGCGTTCCGAGATCGACGCGGCGCTCAGCGATGACCAGCGGGCACTGTCGCGGGCGATCTTCGCGAACACCGCCGTCGACCGCATCGTGCCGACCGCCGACCCCGCCGACGGACTCGACGTGCGGGTAGAGCCGTTCTGCGAGTGGGCGATCGAATCCGGGCCGTTCGCGGGCGCGTCCCCCAGCATCCCGGGCGCCCACTTCGTCGACGAGCTGGCGCCGTACATCGAGCGCAAGCTGTTCACCGTCAACACCGGCCATGCCTCCACCGCGTACGTCGGACGTCTCGCGGGCGCCGCCACCATCCACGAGGCGATCGGGATGCCCGCCGTGCGCGACGCCGTTGAGGCGGCCCTTCGAGAAACCTCCGCGCTGCTGGTCGCTCGACACGGCTTCGACCCGGTCGTGCAAGACGCCTACCGCGAGACGGCGCTCGGTCGCTTCGCGAACGACGCCCTCGCTGACCCGGTCCAGCGCGTCGGGCGACAGCCGCTGCGCAAACTGTCGCGGCACGAGCGCCTCATCGAACCGGCGGCCGACCTCGCCGAGCGGGGCGAGCATCCGACCGCCCTGGTCGAGGTGATTAGTGCCGCCCTGCAATTCGTTGACGTTGCCGACGACCCGGAAAGCGTCGAACTCGGCGAGAAGCTCTCGTCGCTGACACCCGAAGCGTTCGTCGCCGACGTCACGGGAGTGGAGCCGGGGCATCCTCTGCACGCGGCGCTCGTGAGCCGCGTCGCCGACGCGCAGCGCGCACGCTGA
- a CDS encoding DUF4349 domain-containing protein: MTRTRLALAPLAAISAALLLAGCSAGAESGSDAGGGWSGEFEPGMPAPDMPVDDRDLGGDGSAGDEGGPISAPAPGDGRQVITTGWMYVTVEAPLEAAAEAARITERVGGRVDGRTEYAPHNNDAGGAELVLRIPSEVLQPTIDELKALGELEELSLSASDVTREVQDLDARIGALEASLDRLLALLVQADDIDDLITLESVVADRQGQLESLQAQRRSLADRVSLSTLTLTLGSEAVAPPTEPGTFLDGLRQGWDALVTFGSAALVLAGIMLPWLAVLGVIAAIVWVSVRAARRRRGSRAPRAEDAPAPLP, encoded by the coding sequence ATGACGCGCACACGCCTCGCCCTCGCCCCGCTCGCCGCGATCTCTGCGGCCCTCCTGCTTGCCGGATGCTCGGCCGGCGCCGAGTCCGGATCGGACGCCGGCGGCGGCTGGAGCGGCGAATTCGAGCCCGGCATGCCGGCTCCAGACATGCCGGTCGACGACCGCGACCTTGGCGGCGACGGATCGGCCGGTGACGAGGGAGGCCCGATCAGCGCCCCCGCACCCGGCGACGGTCGCCAGGTCATCACCACCGGGTGGATGTACGTGACGGTCGAGGCGCCACTGGAGGCCGCCGCCGAGGCTGCCCGCATCACCGAGCGGGTGGGCGGTCGCGTCGATGGGCGCACCGAGTACGCGCCGCACAACAACGATGCGGGCGGTGCCGAGCTGGTGCTGCGCATTCCCAGCGAGGTGCTGCAGCCGACGATCGACGAGTTGAAGGCTCTCGGCGAGCTCGAAGAGTTGAGCCTCAGCGCGAGCGACGTGACGCGCGAGGTGCAGGACCTGGATGCGCGCATCGGCGCTCTCGAAGCCTCGCTCGATCGCCTGTTGGCTCTGCTCGTGCAGGCCGACGACATCGACGACCTCATCACTCTCGAGTCGGTCGTCGCCGACCGGCAGGGTCAGCTTGAGAGCCTTCAGGCGCAACGCCGGTCGCTCGCCGACCGGGTGTCGCTGTCCACTCTGACCCTCACGCTGGGTTCCGAGGCCGTCGCCCCGCCGACCGAGCCGGGGACGTTCCTCGACGGACTCCGTCAGGGGTGGGATGCTCTCGTCACATTCGGCTCGGCCGCCCTGGTGCTCGCCGGCATCATGCTTCCGTGGCTGGCGGTGCTCGGCGTGATCGCCGCGATCGTGTGGGTCAGCGTGCGCGCTGCGCGTCGGCGACGCGGCTCACGAGCGCCGCGTGCAGAGGATGCCCCGGCTCCACTCCCGTGA
- a CDS encoding alpha/beta fold hydrolase, producing MTATLGDRFRAWVRRRRAPLLHIAGDTGGDGPVVVMIHGIASSSVTFQNLVPLLEADHRCITIDILGFGESPAPPDWDYTLAEHAAALDTTIRSLRIRAPFILIGHSLGSLIATRYAARHPNGVSRLVLVSPPLYLPPETIGDRADRTGMGAYFALYEFLRGNQEFTVRAAAALARIAPIKNVLEVTADNWVPFTRSLQNAIESQTTIADLAAVDAPVDLVYGTLDPFLAPGGLKIAERLRHVSAHRVAGNDHLVRPRLAEAVAAVVRDDKTADERG from the coding sequence ATGACGGCAACACTCGGAGACCGGTTCCGCGCGTGGGTGCGCCGACGCCGGGCGCCGCTGCTGCACATCGCCGGTGACACGGGAGGCGACGGGCCGGTCGTCGTCATGATTCACGGCATCGCGTCGTCGTCGGTGACGTTCCAGAACCTCGTTCCGCTCCTCGAGGCAGACCACCGCTGCATCACGATCGACATTCTCGGGTTCGGCGAATCACCCGCCCCGCCCGACTGGGACTACACGCTCGCCGAACACGCGGCGGCGCTCGACACCACGATTCGGTCCCTTCGGATTCGCGCCCCGTTCATCCTGATCGGGCATTCGCTCGGTAGCCTCATCGCCACTCGCTACGCCGCGAGGCACCCCAACGGGGTGTCGCGGCTGGTCTTGGTCAGCCCTCCGCTGTACCTCCCGCCCGAGACGATCGGCGACCGCGCCGACCGAACGGGCATGGGCGCGTACTTTGCGCTGTACGAGTTTCTGCGCGGCAACCAAGAGTTCACGGTGCGCGCCGCCGCCGCCCTAGCCCGCATCGCGCCGATCAAGAACGTGCTTGAGGTCACGGCCGACAACTGGGTGCCGTTCACCCGGTCTCTGCAGAACGCGATCGAATCGCAAACCACGATCGCCGACCTCGCCGCCGTCGACGCGCCCGTCGACCTGGTCTACGGCACCCTCGATCCGTTTCTCGCCCCGGGCGGGCTGAAGATCGCCGAGCGCCTGCGCCATGTCTCCGCTCACCGCGTGGCGGGCAATGATCACCTGGTTCGGCCGCGACTCGCCGAAGCGGTCGCCGCCGTCGTACGGGATGACAAGACCGCCGACGAGCGCGGTTAG
- a CDS encoding aldo/keto reductase, whose product MHTSVLGRTGATVSSIGLGTWQLGADWGEVSEADAFSVLDAAVESGVTIFDTADVYGDGRSEQLIGRYLRERPDANVFVATKMGRRLPQVPENYSTENFLAWNDRSRQNLQVDTLDLVQLHCPPTPVYSIDRVYDDLDAMVDAGRIRHYGVSVETVEEALTAIARPNVASVQIIVNAFRLKPLDAVLPAAQDAGVGVIARVPLASGLLSGRYSRETTFAENDHRNYNRNGDAFDVGETFSGVNYDDGVEAAQQFAALAAEHDLAPATAALAWLVHLPGISTVIPGARSPEQARMNAAAGGVEPLGDDFHARVVALYDQYFRAAVHPRW is encoded by the coding sequence ATGCATACATCGGTACTGGGTCGCACCGGAGCGACCGTCTCATCGATCGGACTCGGAACCTGGCAGCTGGGCGCCGACTGGGGCGAGGTGAGCGAGGCCGACGCATTCAGCGTTCTCGACGCTGCCGTCGAGTCGGGCGTCACGATCTTTGACACCGCCGACGTCTACGGCGACGGCCGCAGTGAGCAGCTGATCGGCCGCTACCTGCGCGAGCGGCCCGACGCGAATGTTTTTGTCGCGACCAAGATGGGTCGTCGCCTGCCGCAGGTGCCCGAGAACTACTCGACCGAGAACTTCCTCGCCTGGAACGATCGCAGCCGCCAGAACCTGCAGGTCGACACGCTCGACCTCGTGCAGCTGCACTGCCCACCGACGCCTGTGTACTCGATCGACCGCGTCTACGACGACCTCGACGCCATGGTCGACGCCGGCCGCATCCGCCACTACGGCGTCAGTGTCGAGACGGTCGAGGAGGCGCTCACCGCCATCGCCCGCCCCAACGTCGCGAGCGTTCAGATCATCGTCAACGCGTTCCGCCTGAAGCCCCTGGATGCTGTTCTGCCGGCCGCGCAGGACGCCGGCGTCGGCGTCATCGCGCGCGTCCCGCTCGCCTCCGGCCTGCTGAGCGGCCGCTACTCGCGCGAGACGACGTTCGCCGAAAACGACCACCGGAACTACAACCGCAACGGCGACGCCTTCGATGTCGGCGAGACCTTCTCGGGCGTGAACTACGACGACGGTGTGGAGGCCGCGCAGCAGTTCGCGGCGCTCGCTGCCGAACACGACCTTGCCCCCGCCACCGCGGCGCTGGCGTGGCTTGTGCACCTGCCCGGCATTTCGACCGTGATCCCGGGGGCGCGCTCGCCGGAGCAGGCCCGCATGAACGCGGCGGCGGGCGGCGTCGAGCCGCTCGGGGACGACTTCCACGCTCGCGTGGTGGCGCTGTACGACCAGTACTTCCGCGCCGCCGTGCATCCTCGCTGGTGA
- a CDS encoding MFS transporter has protein sequence MSSEATPGSERRGLGRTFANVFTANLASSLGDGIARTAAPLLAARLTDDPVLIAGLAALAMLPWLLFALPSGILVDRMDRRHALALAASVRTVLAVGLLALVWTDALTIWWLYLLIFVYGACETLYDGAIRAVVPSVVPKKKLSRANARIEGAELVVQNFAAAPLTSALFAVAVLIPLGLLGAAYGLAVVLAVLLPQIASGRQFRASAERASDSSLPAEKAEPFRRQLVDGWRFIMANRQLRTLWFFTTATGLLYAASSATLVLFVLQTLAIPEAAFGLFLLSGAVGGLIGSVVASRLQGRFGLGAIMAAMNLIAGAATLVMGMWSVAAVGVIGFAVASGSVTIWNILMMSYRQAIVPGRLLGRVHGTWRTLLWGSMPLGSVIGGAIALVDLRLPWIIGGGLMTLLALVFYRFLMGLPNPDDIDNGDEPPPVTDALPTIGSGTPPGQPTADR, from the coding sequence GTGAGCTCGGAGGCCACCCCGGGCAGTGAGCGGCGCGGCCTCGGCCGCACCTTCGCCAACGTCTTCACGGCGAACCTGGCCTCGAGCCTGGGTGACGGCATTGCGCGCACGGCCGCGCCGCTGCTCGCGGCGCGCCTCACCGACGACCCGGTGCTCATTGCCGGGCTCGCCGCGCTCGCGATGCTGCCCTGGCTGCTGTTCGCCCTGCCGAGTGGGATCCTCGTCGACCGCATGGACAGGCGGCACGCCCTCGCGCTGGCCGCCTCGGTGCGCACCGTGCTCGCCGTAGGATTGCTCGCGCTCGTGTGGACCGACGCCCTCACCATTTGGTGGCTCTACCTGCTGATCTTCGTCTACGGCGCGTGCGAGACCCTCTACGACGGAGCGATCCGCGCGGTGGTGCCGAGCGTCGTGCCGAAGAAGAAGTTGTCGCGCGCGAACGCCCGCATCGAGGGCGCCGAGCTGGTGGTGCAGAACTTCGCCGCGGCCCCGCTGACCTCGGCGCTGTTCGCCGTCGCGGTACTGATCCCGCTCGGGCTGCTGGGCGCCGCCTACGGGCTCGCCGTCGTGCTGGCCGTGCTGCTGCCGCAGATCGCGTCGGGGCGGCAGTTCCGTGCCTCCGCGGAACGTGCATCCGATTCGTCGTTGCCCGCAGAGAAGGCGGAGCCGTTCCGGCGCCAGCTGGTCGACGGGTGGCGGTTCATCATGGCGAATCGCCAGCTGCGCACCCTCTGGTTCTTCACGACCGCGACCGGGCTGCTGTACGCCGCGTCGTCGGCGACGCTCGTGCTGTTCGTGCTGCAGACGCTCGCGATCCCGGAGGCGGCGTTCGGACTCTTCCTGCTGTCGGGCGCGGTCGGCGGGCTCATCGGGTCGGTGGTGGCATCGCGACTGCAAGGTCGATTCGGGCTCGGGGCGATCATGGCGGCGATGAACCTCATCGCCGGGGCGGCGACGCTCGTCATGGGCATGTGGTCGGTCGCCGCCGTCGGCGTCATCGGGTTCGCCGTCGCGTCGGGCAGCGTCACCATCTGGAACATCCTGATGATGTCGTACCGGCAGGCGATCGTGCCCGGCCGGTTGCTCGGGCGGGTGCACGGAACCTGGCGCACCTTGCTGTGGGGCTCGATGCCGCTCGGCTCGGTCATCGGCGGCGCCATCGCGCTCGTCGACCTGCGGCTGCCGTGGATCATCGGCGGCGGCCTCATGACCCTGCTCGCGCTTGTGTTCTATCGGTTCCTGATGGGGCTGCCGAACCCCGACGACATCGACAACGGTGACGAGCCGCCGCCCGTCACCGATGCGCTGCCGACCATCGGATCGGGCACGCCGCCGGGCCAGCCGACGGCCGACCGGTAG
- a CDS encoding siderophore-interacting protein, translating into MPVSLYRDKYPESFRRLRLESRREIATDFWRVRLVIDSDAAPRSSVASSGAAVTAGPDALVGYRAPGAGDHGRVYVGRADDDWAVPVDASGVPAGEFRIETVVDSSPDEGWIDLDLLVHRGVDRSPAGLIGPWAVAAPLGSTVIVADPKGSVLMRGAPEAWVLAGDDSAVPAVRRYIAALAGAGAPGLVLLETRYGVDELELDVPAGVEVRILEPGATPSAALAAALESLPRPLPAPETLEPETDVLLFACAEQSLVSVTRRVLERWRVDPENAVAKGYWKRSTASVEA; encoded by the coding sequence ATGCCCGTGAGCCTGTACCGCGACAAATACCCAGAATCGTTCCGACGCCTGCGGCTTGAGTCGCGGCGGGAGATTGCGACCGACTTCTGGCGGGTGAGGCTCGTCATCGACAGTGATGCCGCGCCGCGGTCGAGTGTTGCCTCATCGGGCGCCGCCGTCACCGCTGGGCCCGACGCTCTCGTCGGCTACCGCGCGCCCGGCGCCGGAGACCACGGACGCGTGTACGTTGGCCGTGCCGACGACGACTGGGCGGTGCCCGTCGACGCGTCGGGGGTTCCGGCGGGGGAGTTTCGCATCGAGACTGTCGTTGACTCTTCGCCCGACGAGGGCTGGATCGATCTCGATCTGCTCGTGCACCGTGGGGTCGACCGCTCCCCGGCGGGTCTGATCGGACCCTGGGCGGTGGCCGCGCCCCTCGGGTCGACCGTGATCGTGGCCGACCCCAAAGGATCCGTCCTGATGCGCGGAGCGCCGGAGGCCTGGGTGCTGGCGGGCGACGACTCCGCTGTGCCGGCCGTGCGGCGCTACATCGCGGCGCTTGCTGGTGCGGGCGCCCCAGGCCTCGTGCTGCTCGAAACCAGGTACGGGGTGGACGAGCTGGAACTCGACGTTCCTGCGGGGGTGGAGGTGCGCATCCTTGAGCCGGGCGCGACGCCGTCGGCGGCGCTCGCCGCCGCGCTGGAGTCGCTGCCCCGCCCGCTGCCCGCGCCCGAGACGCTCGAGCCCGAAACCGACGTGCTGCTCTTCGCCTGTGCCGAGCAGTCGCTCGTGTCGGTCACCCGCCGGGTGCTGGAGCGCTGGCGCGTCGACCCCGAGAACGCCGTCGCCAAGGGCTACTGGAAGCGCTCGACCGCTAGCGTTGAAGCATGA